One window of Nostoc sp. C052 genomic DNA carries:
- the rplS gene encoding 50S ribosomal protein L19, producing the protein MNAQEIIRSIEAEQIKSNLPDIYVGDTVKVGVKIKEGEKYRVQPYEGVVIAKRNGGINETITVRKVFQGVGVERVFLLHSPRIDSIKVLRRGKVRRAKLYYLRDRVGKATRIKQRFDRPL; encoded by the coding sequence ATGAACGCTCAAGAGATTATCCGCTCCATTGAAGCGGAACAGATAAAATCGAATCTGCCCGACATTTACGTGGGTGACACTGTAAAAGTGGGAGTAAAAATCAAGGAAGGCGAAAAATACCGCGTCCAACCCTACGAAGGAGTAGTAATTGCCAAGCGCAATGGTGGCATCAACGAAACTATTACAGTCCGTAAGGTTTTCCAAGGCGTGGGCGTTGAGCGAGTATTTTTGCTGCATTCTCCTCGGATTGACAGCATCAAAGTATTACGTCGTGGTAAAGTCCGCCGTGCTAAACTTTATTATCTCCGCGATCGCGTAGGTAAGGCAACCCGGATTAAGCAACGGTTTGACCGCCCTTTGTGA
- the secE gene encoding preprotein translocase subunit SecE codes for MSKKSEAELPETPNGFSFGNFIQGTKEELEKVVWPSRQQIVSESAAVLLMVALSASLIYLVDGLFHWAAKQVF; via the coding sequence GTGTCCAAAAAAAGTGAAGCAGAATTGCCAGAAACTCCCAATGGGTTTAGCTTTGGCAACTTCATACAGGGAACCAAAGAAGAACTTGAAAAAGTAGTTTGGCCCAGTCGGCAACAGATAGTAAGCGAATCTGCTGCTGTGTTATTAATGGTGGCACTTTCCGCATCTTTGATATACTTGGTCGATGGATTGTTTCATTGGGCAGCAAAACAGGTGTTCTGA
- the nusG gene encoding transcription termination/antitermination protein NusG, which produces MTFATDEPRNSTLQSEETAETAEAASKEARWYAVQVASGCEKRVKTNLEQRIQTFDVADKIVQVEIPQTPAVKIRKDGSRQHTEEKVFPGYVLVRMMMDDDTWQVVRNTSHVINFVGSEQKRGSSKGRGHVNPIPLSASEVERIFKQTSEQEAVVKIDMATGDKIMVLSGPFKDFEGEVIEVSPERSKLKALLSIFGRDTPVELEFNQVEKQS; this is translated from the coding sequence ATGACTTTTGCAACAGATGAACCACGCAACTCAACGTTGCAGTCAGAGGAAACGGCAGAAACAGCAGAAGCAGCGTCCAAAGAAGCACGCTGGTATGCAGTGCAAGTAGCCTCAGGCTGTGAAAAGCGTGTAAAGACTAACTTAGAGCAACGCATTCAAACTTTTGATGTCGCTGACAAAATTGTTCAGGTAGAAATTCCGCAGACGCCAGCGGTGAAAATCCGCAAAGATGGCAGTCGCCAGCATACAGAAGAAAAAGTTTTTCCTGGCTATGTGCTGGTGCGGATGATGATGGATGATGATACTTGGCAGGTGGTACGAAACACCTCTCATGTCATCAACTTTGTCGGTTCAGAACAAAAACGTGGTAGCAGCAAGGGTCGCGGTCATGTCAACCCCATACCATTGAGTGCTTCAGAAGTCGAACGTATATTCAAACAAACCAGCGAACAAGAAGCTGTTGTCAAAATTGACATGGCTACTGGTGATAAGATAATGGTGCTTTCTGGCCCATTTAAAGATTTTGAAGGTGAGGTGATTGAAGTTTCTCCAGAACGGAGTAAACTTAAAGCCTTGCTCTCAATTTTCGGCAGGGATACACCAGTAGAATTGGAATTTAATCAGGTAGAGAAACAGAGCTAA
- the rplK gene encoding 50S ribosomal protein L11, with protein sequence MAKKVVAVIKLALNAGKANPAPPVGPALGQHGVNIMMFCKEYNAKTADQAGMVIPVEISVFEDRSFTFVLKTPPASVLIRKAAKVEKGSNEPNKKKVGSISKAQLQEIAQTKLPDLNANDIDAAMKIVAGTAKNMGITVTD encoded by the coding sequence ATGGCGAAGAAAGTAGTGGCGGTCATTAAACTGGCCTTGAATGCTGGAAAAGCCAACCCAGCACCGCCAGTCGGGCCCGCCTTGGGTCAACATGGTGTCAACATCATGATGTTTTGTAAAGAGTACAACGCCAAAACAGCAGACCAGGCTGGAATGGTAATACCTGTAGAAATTTCGGTTTTTGAAGACCGGAGTTTTACATTCGTACTCAAAACGCCACCTGCATCAGTACTGATTCGGAAAGCGGCGAAAGTAGAAAAAGGCTCGAATGAACCCAACAAAAAGAAGGTTGGGTCAATTAGCAAAGCACAATTGCAAGAAATAGCCCAAACAAAACTCCCCGACCTCAATGCCAACGACATCGACGCGGCAATGAAGATTGTGGCAGGAACGGCTAAAAATATGGGCATAACAGTCACAGACTAA
- the rplA gene encoding 50S ribosomal protein L1, producing the protein MPKVSRRLQGLQAKVEDKDYHPLEALALLKDTATAKFTEAAEAHIRLGIDPKYTDQQLRTTVALPKGTGQIVRVAVIARGEKVNEASNAGADLVGSEELIDEIQKGRLDFDKLIATPDVMPQVAKLGKLLGPRGLMPSPKGGTVTFDLAGAIAEFKAGKLEFRADRTGIVHVMFGKTTFSPEDLLVNLKALQETIDRNRPSGAKGRYWRTFYVAATMGPSIKIDVTALRDLKLSEAG; encoded by the coding sequence ATGCCAAAAGTATCGCGTCGTTTGCAAGGACTGCAAGCAAAAGTAGAAGATAAGGACTATCATCCCCTAGAGGCTTTAGCCCTTCTTAAAGACACAGCAACAGCTAAATTTACCGAAGCTGCCGAAGCGCATATCCGGTTGGGAATTGACCCCAAGTATACAGACCAACAGTTGCGGACAACAGTAGCACTGCCCAAAGGTACAGGACAAATCGTCCGAGTGGCGGTGATAGCCAGAGGCGAAAAAGTAAACGAAGCTAGCAACGCTGGTGCTGATTTAGTCGGGTCAGAAGAACTGATTGACGAAATCCAAAAAGGTAGACTGGATTTTGACAAGCTGATTGCTACACCCGATGTCATGCCACAGGTGGCAAAACTGGGTAAGTTGCTTGGGCCGCGTGGTTTGATGCCATCGCCCAAAGGTGGAACCGTAACATTTGATTTAGCAGGTGCGATCGCAGAATTCAAAGCTGGTAAATTAGAATTCCGGGCTGACCGAACTGGCATTGTTCATGTTATGTTTGGTAAGACAACTTTCTCGCCTGAAGATTTGTTAGTCAACCTGAAGGCATTGCAGGAGACGATTGACCGTAACCGTCCTTCAGGAGCTAAAGGTCGTTATTGGCGCACATTTTATGTGGCAGCCACAATGGGGCCATCAATTAAAATTGATGTCACCGCCCTACGAGATTTGAAACTGAGCGAAGCAGGTTAA
- the rplJ gene encoding 50S ribosomal protein L10, with protein MGRTLENKKEIVADLKETLSESTLALVIDYQGLTVSEITDLRRRLRPSGTVCKVTKNTLMGIAIEGDDKWQPLSELLNGSSAFLLVKDDFSSAIKAYQEFQKVTKKTELRGGVLEGRLLKEPDVKKLGDLPSKEQLIAQIAGAINALATKIAVGINEVPGSLARALKAVSDQEQSGGSTETAAVEDSSTESTAEAAAE; from the coding sequence ATGGGTAGAACACTAGAAAATAAAAAAGAAATAGTAGCTGACCTCAAAGAAACTTTGAGTGAGTCAACTCTGGCACTGGTAATTGATTATCAGGGGCTAACAGTTTCGGAAATAACAGACTTACGGCGGCGGCTGCGTCCTAGTGGCACCGTTTGTAAGGTGACTAAGAACACTCTCATGGGCATTGCCATTGAAGGTGATGACAAATGGCAACCTCTGTCAGAATTACTCAACGGTTCTTCCGCCTTTTTGCTGGTAAAAGACGATTTTTCATCGGCAATTAAGGCATACCAAGAATTCCAAAAAGTCACCAAGAAGACAGAACTTCGCGGTGGTGTACTGGAAGGTCGCCTACTCAAAGAACCTGATGTCAAGAAACTGGGAGACTTGCCATCTAAGGAACAACTCATCGCCCAAATTGCTGGGGCTATCAACGCTTTGGCTACCAAGATTGCTGTGGGTATCAACGAAGTTCCTGGTTCACTAGCTCGTGCTTTGAAGGCTGTGTCCGACCAAGAGCAAAGTGGTGGTAGCACCGAAACCGCTGCTGTCGAAGATAGCAGCACCGAAAGCACTGCTGAAGCTGCTGCTGAATAG
- the rplL gene encoding 50S ribosomal protein L7/L12 encodes MSAATDNILEQLKTLSLLEASELVKQIEEAFGVSAAAPVGVAIAGPGVVAPTEEVVEQTEFEVILESVPADKKIAVLKIVRELTGLGLKEAKDLVEAAPKAVKEGIAKDAAEDAKKRIEEAGGKVTIK; translated from the coding sequence ATGTCTGCTGCAACCGATAACATTTTAGAACAACTAAAAACCCTTTCTTTGCTGGAAGCTTCTGAGTTAGTCAAGCAAATTGAAGAAGCTTTTGGTGTAAGTGCTGCTGCACCTGTTGGCGTAGCAATTGCCGGACCTGGTGTTGTTGCTCCTACTGAAGAAGTTGTTGAACAAACCGAGTTTGAAGTGATTCTCGAATCAGTCCCAGCTGATAAGAAGATTGCCGTGCTGAAGATTGTCCGGGAATTGACCGGTTTGGGTCTGAAAGAAGCTAAAGACTTGGTGGAAGCTGCGCCCAAGGCAGTTAAAGAAGGTATTGCTAAGGATGCTGCTGAAGATGCTAAGAAGCGCATCGAAGAAGCTGGCGGTAAGGTAACTATCAAGTAG
- a CDS encoding CHAT domain-containing protein, whose translation MAMGASEFTKDQNQNPLQAVPLEVSTIVQKLWPGKFLLNKDFTLNNLKAQRRQNPYGMIHLATHVDFVPGQSSKSYIQLYDTKLRLDQVRQLGWNKPPVELLVLSACKSAFGDEQAELGFAGLAIQTGVKSAIASLWYVSDAGTLGLMTEFYSQLKTAPIKAEALRQAQLAMIQGKVRIEGNQLTGINRGVSLPPQMASYLQQNIVGNLSHPFYWAPFTMIGSPW comes from the coding sequence TTGGCAATGGGAGCTAGTGAATTTACCAAAGACCAAAATCAAAATCCTTTACAGGCAGTACCTCTAGAAGTTTCTACCATCGTCCAGAAATTATGGCCAGGTAAATTCCTCCTGAATAAAGACTTTACCCTAAACAATCTCAAGGCACAACGCCGACAAAATCCTTATGGGATGATTCACCTAGCAACTCACGTAGACTTTGTGCCTGGACAATCAAGTAAATCATATATTCAGTTGTACGATACCAAACTGCGGTTAGATCAAGTACGTCAATTGGGATGGAATAAGCCGCCAGTGGAATTACTGGTTTTAAGTGCTTGTAAATCTGCTTTTGGAGATGAACAGGCGGAGTTGGGTTTTGCAGGGTTAGCAATCCAAACGGGTGTGAAGTCAGCTATTGCCAGTTTGTGGTATGTCTCAGATGCCGGAACTCTAGGGCTAATGACGGAGTTTTACAGCCAGTTAAAGACTGCACCGATAAAAGCAGAAGCACTGCGACAAGCACAGTTAGCAATGATTCAGGGCAAAGTGCGAATTGAAGGTAATCAATTAACTGGCATAAATCGAGGCGTATCTTTGCCACCGCAAATGGCAAGCTACTTACAGCAGAATATCGTTGGTAATCTCTCCCATCCGTTTTATTGGGCACCATTCACTATGATTGGTAGCCCGTGGTAA
- a CDS encoding UPF0182 family protein, which yields MYRKWGFRLLIGFFGLLILLNLGSRLGAEIFWFQEVGYLPVFLLRVMTGGVLWVVVAGITAAYLLLNLALAQRLKYPQSPKIESAQLGSELTNFLSPDYRRRNESQRLAPQRFQTLRLRWLLPVALVLSLLIGLILAHYGQIALAYWHSPVNQANLTIPALFRPETIWQLLRQIISQVSYLGLIGGVAIAILIYPQFLLTAIAILFSPIFAFILFQHWPKVLQYFHPTPFNSTEPLFGRDISFYVFSLPFWELLELWLMGLCLYGFIAVTLTYLLSGNSLSQGIFPGFSPQQQRHLYGMGGLLMLVVALSYWLSRYELVYSSRGVSYGASYTDVTAQLPAYTVLCILAVAIAYYLLWRTFFWRSKSQHRRLVFYSLGVYLLLVAIAGIVLPTVVQYLIVQPNELQREQPYIQRTIALTRQAFDLEAIDAKTFNPQGTLTEADIQKNNLTIRNIRLWDQRPLLETNRQLQQIRPYYRFPDADIDRYTLVTDITSRRPPTPQKTIEPQEAVESTERRQVLIAARELDYSAVPQEAQTWVNRHLIYTHGFGFTVSPVNTVGPGGLPEYFVKDISGDSSALTTSSEAIRQSIPIGQPRIYYGEITNSYVMTGTRVRELDYPSGSDNVYNSYDGLGGVEIGSAWRRWLFAMYLKDWQMVLTRDFLPETKLLLRRNVKQRIQAIAPFLKFDSDPYLVAAAANQDFPSNPSYLYWIADAYTTSDRYPYSDTGSDGINYIRNSIKVVIDAYNGTVNFYIADSSDPIIATWAAIFPKMFKPLSKMPVNLRSHTRYPVDFFKIQSERLMTYHMTDPQVFYNREDQWQIPNEIYGSEPRPVEPYYLTTSLPTVPFVGESSRREEFILLLPYTPKQRTNLIAWLAARSDGKNYGRLVLYVFPKERLVYGTEQIEARINQDPVISQQISLWNRQGSRAIQGNLLVIPIDQSLLYVEPIYLEATQNSLPTLVRVVVAYENRIVMAQTLEQALQGIFKPEVTPAPAIIRPFEEAAPPG from the coding sequence ATGTATCGGAAATGGGGCTTTAGACTATTAATCGGATTCTTCGGGCTGTTAATACTATTGAATTTGGGTTCTCGTTTGGGAGCAGAGATTTTTTGGTTTCAGGAAGTCGGCTATCTCCCAGTATTTCTATTGAGGGTGATGACTGGTGGGGTTTTGTGGGTAGTGGTGGCTGGCATAACTGCTGCGTATCTACTGCTAAACTTGGCTTTAGCACAGCGGCTAAAATATCCCCAGTCTCCAAAGATTGAGTCAGCACAACTTGGCAGTGAATTAACAAATTTCCTCAGTCCTGATTATCGAAGACGTAACGAAAGCCAAAGACTTGCGCCACAACGCTTTCAAACATTGAGATTGCGCTGGTTGTTACCTGTAGCTTTGGTACTGAGCTTGTTAATCGGGTTAATTTTAGCCCACTATGGTCAAATTGCTCTTGCCTATTGGCATTCTCCCGTTAATCAGGCTAATCTAACCATTCCCGCACTTTTTCGACCAGAGACAATCTGGCAACTATTGAGGCAGATTATCTCTCAAGTCTCGTATCTGGGCTTAATAGGGGGAGTAGCGATCGCAATCTTAATCTATCCTCAATTTTTATTAACTGCGATCGCAATTTTGTTCAGTCCTATTTTTGCATTCATCCTCTTCCAACACTGGCCAAAGGTGCTGCAATATTTCCACCCTACTCCTTTCAACAGCACTGAGCCTTTATTTGGTCGAGATATCAGCTTTTACGTATTTTCTTTACCTTTTTGGGAACTGTTAGAACTCTGGCTGATGGGATTATGTTTGTATGGCTTCATCGCCGTTACTCTCACTTATCTCCTTTCAGGAAACAGTTTAAGTCAGGGAATTTTCCCCGGTTTTTCGCCCCAGCAGCAGCGCCATTTATATGGTATGGGTGGTTTATTGATGCTGGTGGTGGCTCTGAGTTATTGGCTAAGTCGCTATGAACTCGTGTATTCTAGCCGGGGAGTCAGTTATGGGGCCAGCTATACCGATGTCACAGCCCAGTTGCCAGCTTACACTGTCTTGTGCATCTTGGCAGTGGCGATCGCCTATTACCTACTTTGGCGAACATTTTTCTGGCGATCAAAATCTCAGCATCGCCGCTTGGTATTTTATAGCTTAGGGGTTTATCTCTTATTAGTTGCAATAGCTGGCATTGTTCTACCTACTGTAGTGCAATATTTAATTGTCCAGCCGAATGAGTTGCAACGAGAGCAACCCTATATTCAGCGTACTATCGCCTTGACTCGCCAAGCATTTGATTTAGAGGCGATCGATGCTAAAACTTTCAACCCGCAAGGAACATTGACTGAAGCAGATATTCAAAAGAATAACTTGACAATTCGGAATATTCGCCTTTGGGATCAGCGGCCACTGTTAGAAACTAACCGTCAACTGCAACAAATTCGGCCATATTATCGGTTCCCTGATGCTGATATCGACCGATACACTTTAGTAACAGATATCACTTCACGCCGACCACCTACTCCGCAAAAAACGATAGAGCCACAGGAAGCAGTAGAATCTACAGAAAGGCGGCAAGTATTGATTGCTGCTAGAGAATTAGACTACAGTGCAGTGCCACAGGAAGCTCAAACATGGGTAAACCGCCATTTAATTTATACCCACGGTTTTGGGTTTACTGTTAGCCCAGTTAATACAGTTGGTCCGGGTGGGCTACCAGAATATTTTGTTAAAGATATTAGCGGTGATAGTAGCGCCCTCACAACTTCCAGTGAAGCCATTCGTCAAAGCATTCCCATTGGGCAACCCCGGATTTATTACGGTGAGATTACTAATAGCTATGTGATGACTGGCACAAGAGTTAGAGAGCTAGACTACCCTAGTGGAAGTGACAATGTTTACAACTCTTACGATGGACTAGGTGGCGTTGAAATCGGTTCAGCATGGCGGCGCTGGCTATTTGCCATGTATTTGAAAGATTGGCAAATGGTGCTAACGCGGGACTTTTTGCCAGAGACAAAATTGCTACTGCGACGGAATGTTAAGCAAAGAATTCAAGCGATCGCACCCTTTCTGAAATTTGACAGCGATCCTTATTTAGTCGCTGCTGCTGCTAATCAAGATTTTCCCAGTAATCCCAGTTATCTTTACTGGATTGCTGATGCCTATACAACGAGCGATCGCTATCCTTACTCTGACACTGGTAGCGATGGTATCAACTACATTCGCAATTCTATCAAAGTCGTGATTGATGCTTACAACGGCACTGTTAACTTTTATATTGCCGATTCAAGCGATCCGATCATTGCCACTTGGGCAGCGATATTTCCCAAAATGTTCAAACCGCTCAGTAAAATGCCAGTCAATCTCCGCAGTCATACCCGTTATCCGGTGGACTTTTTTAAAATTCAATCTGAGCGGTTGATGACTTACCACATGACTGATCCTCAGGTATTTTACAATCGGGAAGACCAGTGGCAAATCCCCAACGAAATCTATGGCAGTGAACCTCGACCGGTAGAGCCGTATTATTTAACTACTAGTCTACCCACAGTACCTTTTGTTGGGGAATCCTCCCGCAGAGAAGAATTTATTCTACTTCTCCCCTATACTCCCAAACAACGGACTAATTTAATCGCTTGGCTAGCCGCGCGATCGGATGGCAAGAACTATGGTAGGCTAGTCTTGTATGTCTTTCCTAAAGAACGCCTGGTTTATGGAACAGAGCAAATCGAGGCGCGAATTAACCAAGACCCAGTAATTTCACAGCAAATTTCCCTGTGGAATCGCCAGGGATCGAGAGCTATTCAAGGCAATCTCCTAGTAATTCCCATTGACCAATCGCTGCTATATGTCGAGCCAATCTATCTAGAAGCCACGCAGAATAGTTTGCCAACTTTAGTACGGGTAGTGGTGGCTTACGAAAACCGGATTGTCATGGCACAAACCTTAGAACAAGCATTGCAGGGAATTTTTAAACCAGAAGTTACACCAGCGCCGGCAATTATCCGTCCCTTTGAAGAAGCAGCCCCGCCAGGTTAA
- a CDS encoding Uma2 family endonuclease: MKQAVLGVGGKLTELSQQLGKRLTLEEYLKYEDRTDNQYELVAGELVAMPPESPKNVQISLFLLVNFLKFTSFNRLSNKVEIIVAGSRATTRIPDLVVLTDELAAALEGATRSTITLDMPPPALVVEVVSPGKANADRDYRYKRSEYAARGIAEYWIVDPQRNAVTVLILVDGFYEETRFAGNAAIASTIFPELQLTAEQILNARENNVGDAIS; encoded by the coding sequence ATGAAGCAAGCGGTGCTGGGGGTTGGCGGAAAACTTACGGAACTGAGTCAACAGCTTGGTAAACGTCTAACCCTTGAAGAATATTTGAAGTATGAAGATCGCACGGATAATCAATATGAGCTAGTGGCAGGTGAGTTAGTTGCAATGCCACCCGAAAGCCCAAAAAATGTCCAGATATCTCTATTTTTGCTAGTCAATTTCCTCAAGTTCACCTCGTTCAATCGGTTAAGTAATAAAGTTGAAATTATTGTTGCTGGTTCTCGTGCGACAACTCGCATTCCTGACTTAGTTGTGCTGACGGATGAACTCGCAGCAGCCTTAGAAGGCGCAACGCGATCCACAATTACCTTGGATATGCCGCCTCCAGCATTAGTTGTCGAAGTAGTTTCTCCTGGCAAAGCTAACGCAGATCGGGATTATCGCTACAAACGTTCCGAGTATGCAGCAAGGGGAATTGCTGAATATTGGATTGTTGACCCCCAAAGAAATGCAGTTACCGTACTGATATTAGTTGACGGGTTTTATGAAGAAACCAGATTTGCCGGAAATGCTGCGATCGCATCTACTATCTTCCCAGAGTTACAGCTAACCGCAGAGCAAATACTTAATGCTAGAGAAAACAATGTGGGTGATGCCATCTCTTAG